A window of the Parvularcula bermudensis HTCC2503 genome harbors these coding sequences:
- a CDS encoding AMP-binding protein, whose protein sequence is MDESDTTVEPEVNADAGTPASAVMPSPEVWTKSYPAGVPATVTLGEDETFTGLLTESVKKYGDKVAIRCMETDWTYRRLDEDSRAFASYLRSKGINPGDRVAIMMPTVPQYVVCLLGALRAGCVMVGVNPLYTARELCHQLEDSGAVAIIIFDQFASIFATIREKTPVKEVIVTKAGDIFGGPKGAIANLVVKYVQKKVDSYSIPGHTKYTDAIKKGRSLPNADIKRSPDEIAALQYTGGTTGVAKGAVLKERNLLAAAKIGDVWTKPGREREPVLEEQKALIPLPLYHVFTLYVVASSLGIGATCIFVPDPRDGKLLVKTMARNPFNLMIGVNRLYQGLAEAEVDGEPVLKKFVDFSNTRACISGGTPTMRSVAESWHKQTGLWIMEGWGMTETVGAGTCNPDGLDGFNGTVGLPMPSTRIEIRDDDGKALPIGERGEIWLSGPQVMAGYWKRPDETAKVMDGKGFMATGDIGIMDENGFIEIVDRKKDMILVSGFNVYPSEIEDVVDTIEGVSEVAAVGIPSERTGEAVKLFVAKSDPNLTEADIMAVCKRELTNYKRPSKIVFMDELPKSAVGKILKKELKDV, encoded by the coding sequence ATGGACGAAAGCGATACAACGGTTGAACCTGAGGTCAATGCCGATGCCGGTACTCCTGCCTCGGCGGTTATGCCTTCTCCTGAGGTGTGGACCAAGAGTTATCCGGCGGGTGTCCCCGCAACGGTAACATTGGGGGAGGATGAGACCTTTACCGGTCTGCTGACCGAAAGCGTGAAGAAGTACGGGGATAAGGTCGCGATCCGCTGCATGGAGACCGACTGGACCTATCGTCGTCTTGACGAAGATTCCCGCGCCTTTGCCTCGTATTTGCGATCAAAAGGGATCAATCCCGGCGATCGTGTGGCGATCATGATGCCGACCGTCCCGCAATATGTGGTATGCCTTCTTGGCGCTCTCCGGGCTGGGTGCGTCATGGTCGGCGTCAACCCGCTCTACACCGCGCGCGAGCTTTGTCATCAGCTTGAGGATAGCGGCGCCGTCGCGATCATTATCTTCGACCAATTCGCCTCGATTTTCGCGACGATCCGCGAAAAGACCCCGGTGAAAGAGGTGATCGTCACAAAGGCTGGCGATATTTTCGGCGGCCCCAAGGGCGCGATCGCCAATCTGGTCGTCAAATATGTCCAGAAGAAAGTCGACTCCTACAGCATCCCCGGGCACACCAAATACACCGATGCCATCAAAAAGGGTCGATCGCTGCCGAATGCCGATATCAAGCGGTCCCCGGACGAGATCGCCGCTCTCCAATATACCGGCGGGACGACGGGGGTGGCGAAGGGCGCCGTTCTGAAGGAGCGCAACCTGCTCGCAGCCGCTAAAATCGGCGATGTCTGGACCAAGCCCGGTCGGGAGCGGGAGCCGGTTTTAGAGGAGCAAAAGGCGCTCATTCCCCTGCCGCTCTATCACGTCTTCACCCTTTATGTGGTGGCGAGCAGCCTGGGGATTGGGGCCACTTGTATCTTCGTGCCTGATCCGCGCGATGGGAAATTGCTGGTCAAGACCATGGCGCGAAACCCGTTCAATCTGATGATTGGGGTCAATCGCCTCTATCAGGGCCTAGCGGAGGCTGAGGTCGATGGCGAGCCGGTTCTCAAGAAGTTTGTGGACTTCTCGAACACGCGCGCTTGCATTTCTGGCGGAACGCCGACCATGCGGTCGGTCGCTGAGTCCTGGCATAAACAAACGGGTCTGTGGATCATGGAAGGCTGGGGCATGACCGAAACGGTCGGCGCCGGGACGTGTAATCCTGACGGGCTCGATGGCTTCAATGGCACTGTTGGCTTGCCGATGCCGTCCACGCGTATCGAAATTCGCGACGATGACGGAAAGGCCTTGCCGATTGGGGAACGCGGCGAAATTTGGCTTTCCGGACCGCAAGTGATGGCCGGCTATTGGAAGCGGCCCGACGAGACCGCCAAAGTCATGGATGGCAAGGGCTTCATGGCCACCGGCGATATCGGCATCATGGACGAAAACGGGTTCATTGAGATTGTCGACCGGAAGAAGGATATGATCCTCGTCTCCGGCTTTAACGTCTATCCGAGCGAGATTGAGGATGTTGTCGATACGATCGAGGGCGTCAGCGAAGTGGCCGCGGTCGGTATCCCCAGCGAGCGAACCGGTGAAGCCGTCAAATTGTTCGTGGCGAAGTCGGATCCCAATTTGACCGAGGCGGATATCATGGCCGTCTGCAAACGGGAGCTGACCAATTACAAGCGGCCGAGCAAGATTGTGTTCATGGACGAGCTTCCGAAGTCGGCCGTCGGGAAGATCTTGAAGAAAGAGCTGAAGGACGTCTGA
- the truB gene encoding tRNA pseudouridine(55) synthase TruB, which yields MARRRRGQPLHGWLVLDKAYDYGSTEAVSKLRWLFDAQKAGHAGTLDPLATGVLPVAFGEATKTVPYIQDGKKTYRFTAKWGEARSTDDREGEVIATSAHRPERSEIEARLCDFEGNIEQIPPAFSAVKIDGERAYDLAREGVAVTPPSRMVCIDRLSLLDCPSEDEAVFEAVTGKGTYIRALVRDLAKALGTVGHVAALRRTAVGPFSEEMAVTMEELTGRPSTDRLTVDDRPAEPAQFLLPVEAALAEHLSATVDRAQAARLLNGGDAILAAPSMTGLRAGRAGDIEPVMAMEGDKPVAICRLEGMKLRPVKVFAFRE from the coding sequence ATGGCGCGTCGTCGGCGGGGTCAGCCCCTTCATGGCTGGCTCGTTCTCGATAAAGCATATGATTATGGATCGACCGAAGCCGTCTCGAAATTGCGGTGGTTGTTCGATGCCCAAAAGGCGGGACACGCCGGAACCCTCGATCCCTTGGCGACCGGGGTGTTGCCCGTCGCTTTTGGGGAGGCGACGAAAACGGTCCCCTACATCCAGGATGGGAAAAAGACCTATCGCTTTACGGCGAAATGGGGCGAGGCGCGCAGTACGGATGATCGTGAGGGAGAGGTCATCGCCACCAGTGCCCATCGGCCTGAACGGTCTGAGATAGAGGCCCGTCTCTGCGATTTCGAAGGGAATATCGAACAGATCCCCCCCGCCTTTTCGGCCGTGAAAATCGACGGCGAGCGGGCCTATGATTTAGCGCGGGAGGGGGTCGCGGTGACGCCGCCATCGCGCATGGTGTGCATCGATCGATTGAGCTTGCTTGATTGTCCGAGCGAAGATGAAGCTGTGTTCGAGGCGGTGACGGGAAAAGGCACCTATATCCGCGCATTGGTTCGCGACTTGGCAAAGGCCCTGGGAACCGTCGGACATGTTGCCGCCTTGCGCCGTACCGCTGTGGGGCCCTTTTCGGAAGAGATGGCGGTGACGATGGAGGAATTGACGGGCCGTCCGTCGACGGATCGACTGACTGTCGACGATCGTCCGGCTGAGCCGGCGCAATTTTTATTGCCGGTGGAGGCAGCGCTGGCGGAGCATCTGTCGGCGACGGTGGACCGGGCCCAGGCGGCGCGGCTGCTCAATGGCGGTGACGCCATCCTCGCCGCCCCGTCGATGACCGGTCTGCGCGCTGGCCGCGCCGGTGATATCGAACCCGTGATGGCGATGGAAGGCGACAAGCCCGTCGCGATCTGTCGCCTCGAAGGGATGAAGCTGCGCCCGGTCAAGGTTTTTGCTTTCCGCGAGTAA
- the def gene encoding peptide deformylase encodes MTIRPIVTAPDPRLREISTPVDGVDDELRALMDDMLETMYAAPGIGLAAIQIGVPKRVIVMDLAGEGEPPAPRYFVNPVIRNPATDLAPYQEGCLSVPDYYEEIERPATCTVDYLDYDGTPRTLEAEGLLATCIQHEMDHLEGVLFIDHLSRLKRERILKKLKRDRSAAA; translated from the coding sequence ATGACTATTCGACCGATTGTGACCGCGCCCGATCCGCGACTGAGGGAGATTTCGACCCCGGTCGACGGCGTCGACGATGAGCTGAGGGCGCTGATGGATGATATGCTCGAGACCATGTATGCGGCGCCGGGGATCGGTCTGGCCGCCATCCAGATTGGCGTCCCCAAGCGGGTGATTGTCATGGATCTGGCCGGAGAAGGTGAGCCCCCTGCCCCGCGATATTTCGTCAATCCGGTCATCAGGAACCCGGCGACGGATCTTGCCCCCTATCAAGAGGGCTGCTTGTCGGTCCCCGATTATTACGAAGAAATCGAACGCCCGGCCACCTGCACCGTCGACTATCTTGATTATGACGGCACCCCGCGGACCCTTGAGGCGGAGGGACTGCTCGCCACCTGCATTCAACACGAGATGGATCACCTAGAAGGCGTTTTGTTCATCGATCATCTTTCCCGACTGAAGCGGGAGCGGATCCTGAAGAAGCTGAAACGCGACCGATCCGCGGCGGCCTAG
- the hemA gene encoding 5-aminolevulinate synthase produces MKFSAHFDAALAQLRRENRYRTFADLERLVGRFPVARYHGPDGVREVVVWCSNDYLGMGQAPFVLEAMTEAASRTGVGAGGTRNISGTSHPLVTLEKELADLHGKEAAIVFTSGFVSNDATLSTLGKLLPGCVMISDEMNHASMIEGIRRSGCEKKIFRHNDTAHLEEILQRLPHDQPKVIAFESVYSMDGDIAPIETICDLADRYNALTYIDEVHAVGMYGAHGGGITDREGLADRIDLIEGTLAKAFGTLGGYVASSKSVIDAIRSFAPGFIFTTALPPAIAAAATASIRHLKTSATERHLHQERVAATKSAIEDVGLVVMPSQTHIVPLFVGDPTLCKAAADRLLSVHGIYIQPINYPTVPRGTERLRITPTPLHDEHYIAALAGALSETWDALDIPRRRVAGEETIPAPRIALHRAGG; encoded by the coding sequence ATGAAATTTTCCGCCCATTTCGACGCTGCCCTGGCACAGCTCCGTCGTGAGAACCGCTACCGTACCTTCGCTGACCTCGAACGCTTGGTCGGTCGTTTTCCAGTGGCGCGGTATCACGGACCGGATGGCGTGCGAGAGGTCGTCGTTTGGTGCTCCAATGATTATCTCGGCATGGGCCAGGCGCCCTTTGTCCTCGAAGCCATGACCGAAGCCGCGTCGCGCACGGGCGTTGGCGCGGGCGGAACCCGTAACATTTCCGGGACCTCCCATCCCCTTGTCACCCTCGAAAAGGAACTCGCCGATCTCCACGGCAAGGAAGCGGCGATCGTCTTTACAAGCGGTTTTGTGTCGAATGATGCGACCCTTTCCACCCTCGGAAAGTTGCTGCCCGGCTGTGTGATGATCTCGGACGAGATGAATCACGCCTCAATGATTGAGGGGATCCGTCGATCTGGCTGTGAAAAGAAGATCTTTCGGCACAATGACACGGCCCATCTCGAAGAGATTTTGCAGCGATTGCCGCATGACCAGCCAAAGGTGATCGCCTTTGAGAGCGTCTATTCCATGGACGGCGACATCGCGCCCATCGAGACGATTTGTGACTTGGCCGATCGGTATAATGCCCTGACCTATATTGATGAGGTCCATGCCGTGGGCATGTATGGCGCGCATGGCGGCGGCATCACCGACCGTGAGGGCTTGGCTGATCGGATCGATCTGATCGAAGGAACGCTGGCCAAAGCCTTTGGTACGCTGGGCGGCTATGTGGCGTCTTCCAAATCGGTGATCGATGCCATCCGCTCATTCGCGCCGGGCTTCATCTTCACCACGGCATTGCCCCCAGCCATCGCGGCGGCGGCAACGGCCTCGATCCGGCATCTCAAGACGAGTGCGACGGAACGTCACCTCCACCAAGAGCGTGTGGCGGCGACCAAATCGGCAATCGAAGACGTCGGCCTCGTGGTGATGCCGAGCCAGACGCATATCGTCCCTCTCTTCGTGGGGGACCCGACCCTGTGTAAAGCGGCGGCCGATCGTCTGCTATCGGTGCACGGGATTTATATCCAGCCGATCAATTACCCCACCGTCCCCCGGGGTACTGAGCGGTTGCGGATTACGCCAACGCCCTTGCACGATGAGCATTATATTGCCGCGCTGGCGGGGGCGTTGTCGGAAACCTGGGACGCCCTCGATATTCCCCGGCGGCGGGTCGCGGGGGAGGAGACGATCCCCGCCCCGCGCATCGCGCTCCACCGCGCCGGCGGGTAA
- the fmt gene encoding methionyl-tRNA formyltransferase codes for MRIVFMGTPAFAVPALASLLAAGHEVIAVYSQPPRKSGRGHRVQKTPVHQFAEPHGIEVRTPDRLKGPTETQRFVDLNADLGIVVAYGLILPTAFLEAPRHGCLNLHASLLPRWRGAAPVQRAIMAGDAMTGVQVMQMEKGLDTGPILLSETVPIGADQTAGQLTDILAQTGAELLPRALAALDRGGLQATPQSKSGVTYAEKISAAEAAVDWSGSARVLDRHIRGLSPFPGAWVMVHRGGEPIRLKLLDSRLVEGEGADGGAVGAAPGTILPAPEDRVRVATGQGALDLLLLQRPGKAPQDAAAFRRGFALAPGDRLA; via the coding sequence ATGCGCATCGTGTTCATGGGCACGCCGGCATTCGCCGTTCCCGCCCTGGCGAGCTTGCTCGCCGCCGGGCACGAGGTCATCGCGGTCTATAGCCAGCCGCCGCGAAAGAGCGGCCGCGGTCACCGGGTCCAAAAAACCCCCGTCCACCAGTTCGCCGAGCCGCATGGGATTGAAGTGCGGACCCCTGACCGACTGAAAGGTCCAACGGAGACCCAGCGTTTTGTCGATCTCAATGCCGATCTGGGCATCGTCGTTGCCTATGGACTGATCCTTCCCACGGCCTTTCTTGAGGCCCCGCGCCATGGTTGCCTCAACCTCCACGCCTCCCTCCTACCGCGCTGGCGGGGCGCCGCGCCCGTTCAAAGGGCCATCATGGCGGGGGACGCGATGACGGGGGTGCAAGTGATGCAGATGGAAAAAGGGCTCGATACCGGCCCCATCCTGTTATCTGAAACCGTGCCGATCGGTGCCGATCAAACAGCAGGACAATTGACCGATATCCTCGCCCAGACCGGGGCTGAATTGTTGCCCCGCGCCCTCGCAGCCCTCGACCGGGGGGGGCTACAGGCGACCCCCCAATCAAAAAGCGGTGTGACCTATGCCGAGAAAATCAGTGCGGCGGAAGCGGCGGTCGACTGGTCGGGAAGCGCCAGGGTCCTCGATCGCCATATCCGCGGCCTGTCCCCCTTTCCCGGGGCCTGGGTCATGGTGCACCGGGGGGGCGAGCCGATCCGTCTCAAGCTTCTCGATAGCCGTTTAGTCGAGGGCGAGGGAGCGGATGGGGGGGCGGTCGGTGCGGCGCCGGGAACGATCCTGCCGGCTCCCGAGGATCGCGTCAGGGTCGCAACGGGTCAGGGGGCCTTGGACCTCCTGCTCCTTCAGCGCCCAGGAAAAGCCCCGCAGGACGCAGCCGCGTTTCGCCGAGGCTTTGCCCTTGCCCCGGGCGACCGCCTAGCGTGA
- the truA gene encoding tRNA pseudouridine(38-40) synthase TruA: MSAQHRYRIEVEFDGTPFVGWQRQDNGPSVQGAIEEAAARLTQAPGACYGAGRTDSGVHAIAMTAHLDLAKALPPDNVRDGLNAYLRPAPVSILLAQPVSPDFHARFQCHRRHYLYRLLDRRSPPVLMRDRVWHVIAPLDVDAMAKAAHPLIGQHDFTTYRSAHCQAESPLKTLSQFEVTRVGQEVHCALSAPSFLHNQVRSLVGTLVQVGLGRAALSQPYDALQACDRRACGPVAPAHGLYFVKADYPPTAI; encoded by the coding sequence GTGAGCGCGCAACACCGATACCGCATTGAGGTCGAATTCGACGGAACGCCTTTTGTCGGCTGGCAACGACAGGACAATGGCCCGTCGGTGCAAGGGGCCATCGAGGAGGCAGCGGCGCGCCTGACCCAGGCCCCCGGGGCGTGCTATGGGGCCGGCCGCACCGATTCAGGTGTCCACGCAATCGCCATGACCGCCCATCTCGATTTGGCGAAGGCCTTGCCGCCAGATAATGTTCGTGACGGGCTCAACGCCTATCTCAGGCCGGCCCCCGTCAGCATCCTGTTGGCGCAACCGGTATCCCCCGACTTTCACGCCCGGTTTCAATGCCATCGACGGCATTACCTTTATCGGCTTCTCGACCGGCGGAGCCCCCCGGTCCTCATGCGTGATCGGGTCTGGCACGTCATCGCTCCCCTCGATGTGGACGCCATGGCAAAGGCGGCGCACCCCCTTATCGGGCAGCACGATTTCACCACATACCGGTCAGCCCATTGCCAAGCGGAAAGCCCGCTGAAAACACTGTCCCAATTTGAGGTCACGCGGGTCGGGCAAGAGGTCCATTGCGCCTTGTCGGCCCCGTCCTTTTTGCACAATCAAGTCCGATCGCTGGTTGGGACCCTTGTTCAAGTGGGCTTGGGCCGCGCCGCGCTGTCGCAGCCCTATGACGCGTTGCAGGCCTGTGACCGCCGCGCTTGCGGCCCGGTTGCCCCGGCCCACGGCCTTTATTTCGTTAAAGCGGACTATCCCCCCACGGCTATCTGA
- the rbfA gene encoding 30S ribosome-binding factor RbfA has protein sequence MALRHDHHTGARSQRQRRAGELIRHALAEMFQREEIHEEAFPTTPVTITEVRVSPDLKSATVFCSALGKDVFDEEVAQLNAISGAIRQVLGRKITMKYTPSLKFLPDETFEEAARINALLKETRRVD, from the coding sequence ATGGCTTTACGACACGATCACCACACAGGCGCGCGGTCTCAAAGGCAAAGGCGGGCGGGCGAATTGATCCGCCACGCCCTCGCCGAAATGTTTCAGCGCGAGGAAATCCACGAAGAGGCGTTCCCGACAACGCCGGTCACAATTACCGAGGTCAGGGTTTCCCCCGACCTGAAATCGGCGACCGTCTTCTGCTCGGCGCTCGGTAAGGATGTGTTCGATGAGGAGGTCGCGCAGCTGAACGCGATTTCCGGCGCGATCAGGCAGGTGCTGGGGCGCAAGATCACGATGAAATACACGCCGTCCCTGAAATTTTTGCCCGACGAGACGTTCGAAGAGGCGGCCCGCATCAATGCGCTGCTGAAAGAAACCCGCCGCGTCGACTAG
- the rmuC gene encoding DNA recombination protein RmuC codes for MTAQFPSVPFEEEMARAEEALAMLQDDPSFWGQNMGWIIGVGAIILVVVAMLAILVGRQRRSADASYRAQGTPLFDDRDDGYADDMPFAEVIIERDSAEDEMAEMPDEETAVSEGNDFTDARGDETVEAEKARPAPRSAPARDFRQWQQRRRATDTAEEQDPAKVVPLRSVETAQAAPAAFADLDEGEGSRDAAAEEGGPTPLRYAYGGRTTSRQDGPTVHGQAGGQAGLQSGAPAAPSSSGAFASRSRGEADESLSSGERPYIAPFIREDIERSERRQGQRIDDLKSDIASRFDRLQREQLARLDRLVTTIDHRLEAHGERPEDPTEALRDIDHAIGSLRRDLDRVSLSLDEQGRVARDMGDRIDDRLQDLPRLKTALEDLVDRVSDDKDEEEAAGLLRALDRTLDGLRDSFRDLADQVAALQETSARQAHAQSRPMASASLSDVVRMALPDHEVAFGVTLRTGYVVDCAIELDGHRGLVSIDTGFPTEVFDDLASDLAAIQLNEQAIRYEIRELIRDAEERAISPGETIEGCLLYIPSEHAFTLLNERFPELVREARRRHVWFASPASLTTLLGLIDALHPSEMAGPSGGGAAAPGDQAADRPSFPDSWGMDAARPPLTHRSEPEPMPETQMQRLQRENDDLRQRADSTQAELMRLRTALSGVIGADASASHDMALSSSPADAESRLDLPEPRTGARTGGTGARTAARTVDWLSGASASDWLGGTTDTASLFTGPKGPLSR; via the coding sequence ATGACAGCACAATTTCCTAGCGTGCCATTCGAAGAGGAAATGGCGCGGGCAGAGGAGGCGTTGGCGATGCTGCAGGATGATCCCTCCTTCTGGGGGCAGAATATGGGGTGGATAATCGGCGTGGGGGCCATCATCCTTGTCGTTGTGGCGATGCTGGCCATCCTGGTCGGACGCCAAAGGCGCTCCGCCGACGCCTCCTATCGCGCGCAAGGCACGCCATTATTCGACGACCGTGATGATGGCTATGCCGATGACATGCCTTTTGCAGAGGTCATCATCGAACGGGACTCTGCCGAGGACGAGATGGCTGAGATGCCTGACGAGGAGACAGCTGTGTCCGAAGGGAACGATTTCACTGACGCGCGCGGGGACGAGACGGTCGAGGCGGAAAAAGCGCGCCCCGCTCCCCGTTCGGCCCCCGCCCGCGACTTCCGCCAGTGGCAGCAACGCCGCCGCGCGACCGATACGGCAGAAGAACAAGACCCCGCGAAAGTGGTCCCCTTAAGAAGTGTCGAAACGGCGCAAGCGGCCCCCGCCGCCTTTGCCGATCTCGATGAAGGCGAAGGATCCCGCGACGCCGCGGCGGAGGAGGGCGGGCCGACCCCCTTGCGCTATGCCTATGGGGGGCGGACGACATCGCGGCAGGACGGTCCAACGGTCCACGGGCAAGCGGGCGGGCAAGCGGGTCTGCAATCCGGTGCCCCTGCGGCCCCGTCGTCTTCCGGCGCTTTCGCCTCCCGATCGCGCGGTGAGGCCGATGAGAGCCTGTCCTCGGGCGAGCGTCCCTATATTGCGCCCTTTATCAGAGAGGACATTGAGCGCTCCGAACGTCGTCAGGGGCAGCGGATCGACGATCTGAAATCGGATATCGCCAGCCGGTTCGATCGCTTGCAGCGGGAGCAATTGGCGCGTCTCGACCGGCTGGTCACGACAATTGATCACCGTTTGGAGGCTCATGGGGAGCGTCCGGAAGACCCCACCGAAGCCCTGCGGGATATCGACCATGCCATAGGGTCCCTTCGCCGGGATCTCGACCGCGTGAGCCTGTCTCTTGACGAACAGGGCCGTGTCGCCCGCGACATGGGCGATCGCATCGATGACCGGCTTCAGGATCTGCCGCGTCTCAAAACCGCACTTGAAGATCTGGTCGATCGGGTATCCGACGATAAGGACGAGGAAGAGGCGGCCGGCCTCTTGCGCGCCCTCGACCGGACCCTCGATGGTTTACGGGACAGCTTCCGCGATCTCGCCGATCAAGTGGCGGCGCTTCAGGAGACGAGCGCTCGGCAGGCGCATGCGCAAAGTCGGCCGATGGCCTCGGCGTCATTATCCGATGTCGTGCGCATGGCGCTGCCCGACCACGAAGTGGCGTTCGGTGTGACCTTGCGGACGGGGTATGTTGTGGACTGTGCGATCGAACTCGATGGGCACAGGGGGCTTGTGTCCATCGATACGGGCTTCCCGACGGAAGTCTTCGACGACCTCGCCTCGGACTTGGCCGCTATCCAGTTGAATGAGCAGGCCATACGCTACGAAATTCGGGAATTGATCCGCGATGCGGAGGAGCGGGCGATCTCGCCGGGGGAAACGATTGAGGGATGCCTTCTCTACATCCCCTCCGAGCACGCCTTCACCTTGCTGAACGAGCGGTTTCCCGAATTGGTGCGTGAAGCGCGGCGCCGGCATGTCTGGTTTGCCTCTCCGGCCAGCCTGACCACACTGCTCGGCTTGATCGATGCGCTCCACCCCAGTGAGATGGCTGGCCCGTCGGGGGGGGGCGCGGCCGCGCCTGGGGACCAGGCGGCGGATCGCCCCTCTTTCCCTGACAGCTGGGGGATGGATGCGGCGCGTCCCCCCTTGACCCATCGTTCCGAGCCAGAGCCAATGCCCGAAACGCAGATGCAGCGTCTCCAGCGGGAAAATGACGATTTGCGGCAACGCGCCGATAGCACACAGGCCGAACTCATGCGTCTGCGTACCGCTCTCTCCGGCGTTATTGGGGCCGACGCTTCCGCCTCTCACGATATGGCGTTGTCTTCGTCCCCCGCCGACGCGGAGTCCCGCCTCGATCTCCCCGAGCCCCGGACAGGGGCCAGGACTGGCGGGACGGGGGCCAGGACTGCTGCCAGGACAGTTGATTGGCTCAGCGGCGCCTCTGCGTCCGATTGGCTCGGGGGCACGACGGACACGGCGTCCCTATTTACGGGCCCCAAAGGCCCCCTATCTCGGTAA
- a CDS encoding efflux RND transporter periplasmic adaptor subunit: MRIFWSILAMALCLGMGIAYFTSSQDSAVIEVEPLPVAVFPVHYQETYQQRRLYSGRVLPAQRTDLAFRIGGRIDRVTVDVGDRVGRGDVLARVDTSPFLTATRALEAQLHEAQAEATRATRFFDRTKTLEARGFATTQEVDNALAGRDASLQRVESLARQVEAAQEDLADASLLAPFDGTIVERYVDEGTVIDAGRPIVRVSGEGRLEAEIDLPSAQASRLFRGQDLVLVHDGVPLDGTVTGISRDIDPLTRSQTVRIGLQDHMGLLPGALVRLELFETRAARGFWVPLGALQESYRGLWSLYAVDRKGEGAEGRIARYDVEILSITEDRAYVTGTPTDGQSIVSDAPFRFVPGQSVKIVREETAPTRPTLLSGLADRGLRRP; the protein is encoded by the coding sequence GTGCGTATATTCTGGTCGATCCTTGCAATGGCATTGTGTCTGGGGATGGGGATTGCCTATTTCACCAGCTCCCAGGACTCGGCAGTGATCGAAGTCGAGCCTCTCCCCGTCGCGGTTTTCCCCGTTCACTATCAGGAGACCTATCAACAGCGGCGGCTTTATTCCGGGCGGGTATTGCCTGCCCAGCGCACTGATTTGGCGTTTCGGATCGGGGGGCGGATTGATCGGGTGACGGTCGATGTTGGCGATCGGGTGGGGCGGGGCGATGTACTTGCTCGGGTGGACACCTCGCCATTCCTGACCGCGACCCGGGCCCTTGAGGCGCAGCTGCACGAAGCGCAGGCTGAAGCGACCCGGGCAACGCGATTTTTCGACCGGACCAAGACCTTAGAAGCACGTGGTTTTGCCACGACCCAAGAAGTCGACAATGCCCTGGCCGGGCGTGATGCCTCATTGCAGCGGGTGGAAAGTCTCGCGCGACAGGTGGAGGCGGCCCAAGAGGATCTCGCCGATGCAAGTCTCCTCGCCCCGTTCGACGGCACGATTGTCGAGCGCTATGTCGATGAGGGGACCGTCATTGATGCCGGCCGTCCGATCGTTCGGGTAAGTGGCGAGGGACGGCTTGAGGCCGAAATCGATCTGCCCAGTGCCCAAGCCAGCCGTCTTTTCCGGGGCCAGGACCTCGTCCTTGTCCATGATGGGGTGCCGCTGGACGGGACGGTGACCGGGATTTCTCGCGACATCGATCCGCTGACCCGGAGTCAGACTGTTCGTATCGGCCTTCAGGATCATATGGGCCTTCTTCCCGGCGCGCTTGTCCGTCTTGAGCTGTTCGAGACCCGCGCCGCTCGCGGCTTTTGGGTACCGCTTGGCGCATTGCAGGAAAGCTATCGCGGTCTGTGGTCGCTCTATGCCGTCGACCGTAAAGGTGAGGGGGCGGAGGGACGTATTGCGCGCTATGACGTCGAAATTCTGTCGATTACGGAGGATCGGGCTTATGTCACGGGCACGCCAACGGATGGACAGTCGATTGTATCGGACGCTCCCTTCCGATTTGTGCCAGGCCAATCCGTCAAGATTGTCCGAGAGGAGACGGCTCCCACGCGGCCGACCCTCCTATCAGGATTAGCGGATCGCGGATTGCGACGGCCATGA